The proteins below are encoded in one region of Fibrella aestuarina BUZ 2:
- a CDS encoding inorganic phosphate transporter: protein MFGLETGVFILLAFCFLAALAFEFINGFHDTANAVATVIYTNSLQPTQAVVWSGIVNFIGVITGGVGVGMSIVNLLPVELLIDQNVYHSIAMVLALLFSAIIWNFGTWYFGLPASSSHTLIGAILGVGLGYALLPENTTGVAAVNWDKAKEIFMALFLSPLVGFSMAVVLMFMLRRALNKQVRKQIFDEPVPGEQPPMWIRGLLITTCTLVSFFHGRNDGQKGIGLVMLILIGVLPAFFAINNKIDIAELKPDLVKVQQIVARIDTTQLSDSDLERFQKINTSIANLTPVVEANQFEQKDALLIRKALLTISSNSKKLIASEDVKLSEADKEALQATAVKEEKGIRRFTDHAPFWVILAISLSLGFGTMVGWKRIVVTVGEKIGKSHLTYAQGASAELVAATTIGLASWFTLPVSTTHALSSGIAGSMVASKGIKNLQAKTIQSILLAWVLTLPMAILISATLFMLFRWLLG from the coding sequence ATGTTCGGCTTAGAAACCGGCGTTTTTATTCTGCTTGCTTTCTGTTTTTTAGCAGCCCTCGCATTTGAATTCATTAACGGCTTTCACGACACCGCCAACGCCGTTGCCACCGTCATCTATACCAATTCGCTCCAACCCACGCAGGCCGTTGTGTGGTCGGGCATCGTCAACTTTATCGGTGTAATTACCGGGGGCGTCGGGGTTGGTATGAGCATCGTCAACCTGCTTCCGGTCGAGTTGCTCATCGATCAGAATGTGTATCACAGCATCGCCATGGTGCTGGCGCTGCTCTTCTCAGCCATCATCTGGAACTTCGGCACCTGGTATTTTGGCCTGCCCGCTTCCAGCTCTCACACACTCATCGGCGCCATTCTGGGCGTAGGGTTGGGCTATGCGCTCCTGCCTGAGAACACCACGGGTGTAGCCGCCGTCAACTGGGACAAAGCCAAAGAGATTTTCATGGCGCTGTTTCTGTCGCCGCTGGTTGGCTTCAGTATGGCGGTGGTGCTCATGTTTATGCTGCGCCGCGCCCTCAACAAGCAGGTGCGGAAGCAGATTTTCGACGAACCGGTGCCGGGCGAACAGCCACCGATGTGGATTCGGGGCCTGCTCATTACCACCTGCACGTTGGTTAGCTTCTTCCACGGGCGCAACGACGGCCAGAAAGGCATCGGGCTGGTGATGCTCATCCTGATTGGGGTGCTGCCCGCCTTCTTCGCCATCAACAACAAAATCGACATTGCCGAACTGAAGCCCGATCTGGTCAAGGTACAGCAGATTGTCGCCCGGATTGACACGACCCAGCTCTCGGATAGTGATTTGGAGCGTTTCCAGAAGATCAACACGAGCATCGCCAACCTCACGCCGGTAGTCGAGGCCAACCAGTTCGAGCAAAAAGACGCCCTCCTGATCCGCAAAGCCCTGCTGACCATCAGCAGCAACAGCAAAAAGCTGATCGCCAGCGAAGACGTGAAGCTCAGCGAGGCCGACAAAGAAGCCTTGCAGGCTACGGCGGTTAAGGAAGAAAAAGGCATTCGCCGCTTCACCGACCACGCACCCTTCTGGGTCATTCTGGCCATCTCGCTCTCGCTGGGCTTTGGCACAATGGTGGGCTGGAAACGCATCGTGGTTACGGTGGGGGAGAAGATTGGTAAGTCACACCTTACTTATGCGCAAGGTGCCTCCGCCGAACTCGTGGCGGCAACCACCATCGGTCTGGCGTCGTGGTTTACGTTGCCGGTGAGTACCACGCACGCACTGTCGTCGGGGATTGCCGGGTCAATGGTGGCCAGCAAAGGCATCAAAAATCTACAGGCCAAAACGATCCAGAGCATTCTGCTCGCCTGGGTGCTCACGCTCCCGATGGCCATCCTGATCTCGGCTACGTTGTTCATGCTGTTCCGCTGGCTGCTGGGTTAA